A section of the Streptomyces sp. CG1 genome encodes:
- a CDS encoding sensor histidine kinase — MSAQVNALPRAAQHWLADRPRLTDALWVGGLTLLDVVTVLDRTPRPPGWGVALWGAQTVPLLWRRTRPRTVLVAMTVLYVLFQALAPIYGKVPGPFLLMIGVYAVARYAPAPASGPLTLLCLATTAVTDALTGHWEPPRPGSLEPISVTTFLFFFAVAWLLGYGRRRIGADAERLRELNRRLAAEQELNARQAVLTERARIARDLHDVVAHHVSAIALQARAAEDVLTSDAGEAAHGVGLIARTADTALIEMRRLLGLLSFDERELAPEPSLDHLDLLVGVATSAGCSVTCAFETPSRKALPAGMQVSAYRVVQEALTNVVKHAGPVGVRIAVRGDEARLTVEVENDAPAPGHRPVPGAGHGLVGMRERVAAFDGELHAGPHQEGGWRLRAVLSARAPGSAQGDG, encoded by the coding sequence ATGAGCGCCCAGGTGAACGCCCTGCCCCGAGCCGCACAGCACTGGCTCGCCGACCGACCGCGTCTGACGGACGCACTGTGGGTCGGCGGTCTCACCCTGCTCGACGTGGTCACGGTGCTGGACCGGACACCGCGGCCGCCGGGCTGGGGGGTGGCGCTGTGGGGCGCGCAGACCGTGCCGCTGCTGTGGCGGCGGACGCGTCCGCGGACCGTGCTTGTCGCGATGACCGTGCTCTACGTCCTCTTCCAGGCGCTCGCCCCGATCTACGGGAAGGTCCCCGGGCCGTTTCTGCTGATGATCGGCGTGTACGCCGTGGCCCGGTACGCGCCGGCGCCGGCGAGTGGGCCGCTCACCCTGCTCTGCCTCGCCACCACCGCCGTCACGGATGCCCTGACCGGGCACTGGGAGCCGCCCCGTCCCGGCTCGCTGGAGCCGATCAGCGTCACGACGTTCCTGTTCTTCTTCGCCGTGGCCTGGCTGCTGGGGTACGGACGGCGCAGGATCGGCGCCGATGCGGAACGGCTGCGCGAACTCAACCGGCGACTCGCGGCCGAACAGGAGCTCAACGCCCGGCAGGCCGTGCTGACCGAGCGGGCCCGGATCGCCCGCGATCTGCACGACGTCGTCGCCCATCACGTCAGCGCGATCGCCCTCCAGGCACGCGCCGCCGAGGACGTACTGACCTCCGATGCGGGCGAGGCCGCGCACGGCGTCGGTCTCATCGCGCGGACCGCCGACACGGCCCTCATCGAGATGCGGCGGCTGCTCGGACTGCTGTCCTTCGACGAACGCGAACTGGCACCCGAGCCGTCCCTGGACCACCTCGACCTGCTCGTCGGTGTCGCGACCTCGGCCGGATGCAGTGTCACCTGCGCCTTCGAGACACCCTCGAGGAAGGCGCTCCCGGCCGGGATGCAGGTCTCGGCCTACCGGGTCGTCCAGGAGGCGCTGACCAACGTCGTCAAGCACGCCGGTCCGGTCGGCGTGCGGATCGCCGTACGCGGGGACGAGGCGCGCCTCACGGTCGAGGTGGAGAACGACGCACCGGCCCCGGGCCACCGGCCGGTGCCCGGCGCCGGGCACGGGCTTGTCGGCATGCGGGAACGGGTGGCGGCCTTCGACGGGGAACTGCACGCCGGGCCACATCAGGAGGGCGGCTGGCGCCTGCGCGCGGTCCTGTCCGCGCGGGCTCCGGGATCGGCTCAGGGGGACGGATGA
- a CDS encoding helix-turn-helix domain-containing protein: MDFPRALRARRTGRRLSQLELALRAGTTQRHVSFIESGRSVPGRTMVVRLAESLELSLRERNELLLAAGYAPAYPESSLDDPELAPVRSAIDHILRGHLPYPALVVDRAGELIAANQAFDVITEGAAPELIGTGKNVYRLALHPQGLAPRIGNLAEWAQHILARLGHLPELRDELIDYVPELDQSTGHLGFAVPLLLRSSFGELRLMTTVTTFATAVDVTLAELKLEAFLPADRPTQEALSTAAAQRDAQRHR; the protein is encoded by the coding sequence GTGGACTTCCCCCGCGCCCTGCGCGCCCGCCGCACCGGCCGCCGCCTCAGCCAGCTCGAGCTGGCCCTGCGGGCGGGCACCACCCAACGCCACGTCAGCTTCATCGAGTCCGGCAGGTCCGTCCCCGGCCGCACCATGGTCGTACGCCTGGCCGAGTCGCTGGAGCTGTCGCTGCGCGAACGCAACGAGCTGCTGCTGGCCGCCGGTTACGCGCCCGCGTACCCGGAGAGTTCCCTCGACGACCCCGAGCTGGCCCCGGTGCGCTCGGCCATCGATCACATCCTGCGCGGGCATCTGCCGTATCCGGCGCTCGTCGTGGACCGGGCCGGTGAACTGATCGCTGCGAACCAGGCGTTCGACGTGATCACCGAGGGCGCGGCCCCGGAACTCATCGGCACCGGCAAGAACGTCTACCGGCTCGCACTGCACCCGCAGGGGCTGGCCCCGCGGATCGGCAATCTCGCCGAATGGGCCCAGCACATCCTGGCCCGCCTCGGCCATCTGCCCGAACTGCGGGATGAACTCATCGACTATGTACCGGAGTTGGACCAGTCCACCGGCCACCTGGGCTTCGCCGTCCCGCTGCTCCTGCGCTCCTCGTTCGGCGAGCTGCGGCTGATGACGACCGTGACGACCTTCGCCACCGCCGTCGACGTCACCCTCGCCGAGCTGAAACTGGAGGCGTTCCTGCCGGCCGACCGCCCGACGCAGGAGGCCCTCTCGACAGCCGCCGCGCAACGGGATGCTCAGCGGCACCGCTAG
- a CDS encoding nitrilase-related carbon-nitrogen hydrolase — MTNTAVPAPTHPTAQPPAPPTPAHRHTWLLLLLGTGTMLLAVGGRWDIAAAAWIFPVLLLRFTRLSRAWSGALWIWLAHLGAAVFWVQESAIGFNAVVLAGALALAAVQTLPFLADRLLAHRLRPAPAALVFPAGVAAAEFLITLVSPFGTAYGSLAVTQHADLPLLQVVAVTGPWGIGFLIGYVASTVNRVWDRPSWRDGLVCTAVLLSVLLAGGARLAFFPPQGTTVRIAGVSPARTVTERLQTTLDRFAGGQGGVAAAPAAAVRPAMSAVEDDLLASTRREAAAGAKIVIWPENAVRTQESQEPAAIAARAEARRSGIYLEIGVRVFSTTAPAYGRDEALLIDPRGTVLWTYQKAHPIPGSERYTPGDGHVPVVRTPYGRLADVICYDADFPALMRTRADIMLVPAHDWKEYGGAHTDKAALAAVEGGYSLIRQDEEGVSAAYDDRGRVLATADYFATGPTGRQTMVAYVPVRGGTTVYDRVGDAFAWLCLAALAALTVTALVRPRR; from the coding sequence ATGACGAACACAGCCGTACCGGCCCCGACCCACCCGACGGCACAGCCGCCCGCGCCGCCGACACCCGCCCACCGGCACACGTGGCTCCTCCTGCTGCTCGGCACCGGGACGATGCTCCTTGCGGTCGGCGGCCGGTGGGACATCGCGGCCGCCGCCTGGATCTTCCCCGTCCTGCTCCTGCGCTTCACCCGGCTGAGCCGCGCCTGGTCCGGAGCCCTGTGGATCTGGCTGGCGCACCTCGGGGCCGCCGTCTTCTGGGTCCAGGAGTCGGCGATCGGCTTCAACGCCGTGGTGCTCGCCGGAGCCCTCGCCCTGGCCGCCGTACAGACACTGCCCTTTCTGGCTGACAGGCTGCTGGCGCACCGCCTGCGACCGGCGCCGGCCGCCCTGGTCTTCCCGGCCGGTGTCGCCGCCGCCGAGTTCCTGATCACCCTGGTGTCCCCGTTCGGCACGGCCTACGGCTCCCTGGCCGTCACCCAGCACGCGGACCTGCCCCTCCTCCAGGTCGTCGCGGTCACCGGCCCCTGGGGCATCGGCTTCCTCATCGGCTACGTCGCGAGCACGGTCAACCGCGTCTGGGACCGCCCCTCCTGGCGAGACGGCCTCGTCTGCACCGCCGTCCTGCTGAGCGTCCTGCTCGCCGGTGGCGCCCGGCTCGCCTTCTTCCCGCCCCAGGGCACGACCGTACGGATCGCCGGCGTCAGCCCGGCCCGCACCGTGACCGAGCGGCTGCAGACCACGCTCGACCGGTTCGCCGGCGGCCAGGGCGGCGTCGCCGCGGCCCCCGCCGCGGCGGTGCGGCCCGCGATGTCGGCGGTCGAGGACGACCTGCTGGCCTCGACCCGCCGTGAGGCCGCCGCCGGCGCGAAGATCGTGATCTGGCCGGAGAACGCCGTCAGGACCCAGGAGTCGCAGGAGCCCGCCGCCATCGCCGCCCGGGCCGAGGCCCGCCGTTCGGGTATCTACCTGGAGATCGGAGTCCGCGTCTTCAGCACCACCGCGCCCGCCTACGGCCGGGACGAGGCGCTCCTCATCGATCCCCGCGGCACGGTCCTGTGGACCTACCAGAAAGCCCACCCCATCCCCGGTTCGGAGCGGTACACGCCCGGCGACGGCCATGTGCCGGTCGTCCGCACCCCGTACGGCAGGCTCGCCGACGTCATCTGCTACGACGCCGACTTCCCGGCCCTGATGCGCACACGGGCCGACATCATGCTCGTGCCCGCGCACGACTGGAAGGAGTACGGCGGCGCGCACACCGACAAGGCGGCCCTGGCCGCCGTCGAGGGCGGCTACTCCCTGATCCGCCAGGACGAGGAGGGCGTCTCGGCCGCGTACGACGACAGGGGCCGCGTCCTCGCCACCGCCGACTACTTCGCGACCGGCCCGACCGGCCGGCAGACCATGGTCGCCTACGTGCCCGTGCGGGGCGGCACCACGGTCTACGACCGCGTCGGCGACGCCTTCGCCTGGCTCTGTCTGGCCGCCCTGGCGGCGCTCACTGTCACCGCCCTCGTCCGTCCCCGCCGTTGA
- a CDS encoding permease, with product MVGVAGSVVAAPVGSPPVRRIRPWPLVAAIALTACAAAALLVAGTQWLNESAVQAWRTVCLAITVQALPFLLLGTALSGAINAFVPAELFTKILPKRAALAVPVAGVAGAVLPGCECASVPVANSLIRRGVTPAAAFAFLLSAPAINPVVLTATAVAFPGNPAMVVARLLASLATAAVMGWLWLWLGKEKWLRGILRHGHSGHRQGHSRWNEFRLGFQHDFLHAGGFLVLGAMAAATFNVAVPRSVLDTFSGSPWLSVLFLAGLAVLLAVCSEADAFVAASLSGFSPTARLAFMVVGPMVDLKLIALQAGTFGRAFAWRFSTATTVVAVAASLLIGGALL from the coding sequence ATGGTTGGCGTGGCTGGGAGTGTGGTGGCCGCGCCCGTCGGTTCGCCGCCCGTACGCCGTATCCGGCCGTGGCCGCTCGTCGCCGCCATCGCGCTCACGGCCTGCGCGGCGGCCGCCCTCCTCGTCGCCGGCACGCAGTGGCTGAACGAGTCGGCCGTCCAGGCCTGGCGCACCGTCTGTCTGGCCATCACCGTCCAGGCTCTCCCCTTCCTGCTGCTCGGCACCGCCCTGTCCGGCGCCATCAACGCCTTCGTGCCGGCCGAGCTGTTCACGAAGATCCTGCCGAAGCGGGCTGCTCTCGCCGTGCCGGTCGCCGGTGTCGCGGGCGCGGTGCTGCCGGGCTGCGAGTGCGCCTCGGTCCCGGTCGCCAACAGCCTCATCCGACGGGGCGTCACTCCGGCCGCCGCCTTCGCCTTCCTGCTCTCCGCGCCCGCCATCAACCCCGTCGTGCTGACCGCCACCGCCGTCGCCTTCCCTGGCAACCCCGCGATGGTCGTCGCCCGGCTGCTCGCCTCGCTTGCCACGGCGGCCGTGATGGGCTGGCTCTGGCTCTGGCTGGGCAAGGAGAAGTGGCTGCGGGGCATCCTGCGGCACGGGCACTCCGGGCACCGGCAGGGCCACAGCCGCTGGAACGAGTTCCGGCTCGGATTCCAGCACGACTTCCTGCACGCCGGCGGCTTCCTCGTCCTCGGCGCCATGGCCGCCGCCACCTTCAACGTCGCCGTGCCACGCTCCGTCCTCGACACCTTCTCCGGTTCACCCTGGCTCTCGGTGCTCTTCCTGGCCGGGCTCGCCGTGCTGCTCGCGGTCTGCTCGGAGGCCGACGCCTTCGTCGCCGCCTCGCTCTCCGGGTTCTCGCCGACCGCGCGGCTCGCGTTCATGGTGGTCGGGCCGATGGTCGACCTGAAGCTGATCGCCCTTCAGGCGGGCACCTTCGGACGGGCCTTCGCCTGGCGGTTCTCCACGGCCACCACCGTGGTGGCGGTCGCCGCGAGCCTCCTGATCGGAGGCGCCCTGCTGTGA
- a CDS encoding M56 family metallopeptidase: MGIFVLLPLILPLTAWPVARLAEQRLHPRTATVLLTGVSTVMALCSTVCLALLMVVGTAQLPGNPLPDGWSDPEVRDSVPRHEVAGKAAIPALLAVLRTCARALLRHGRVRRRAHAALRGLPRTQVAVLSDTAPYAYALPGGPRDRIVVSTAMLDCLGSRERRALFAHERAHLAARHHRHLLLVQLAACANPFLRPLRTAVAYTAERWADEEAARAVGSRKAVARAIGTAALVSRATPAPTLAALAAPGPLPRRVAALLAPAPGGRAWPSVFTTVGLALWTAATGAVLSAMFSANSTVTLLLLLRAATPL; encoded by the coding sequence ATGGGAATCTTTGTCCTCCTCCCCCTGATCCTGCCGCTCACGGCCTGGCCGGTCGCGCGCCTGGCCGAGCAACGCCTCCATCCGCGCACCGCCACCGTGCTGCTGACCGGGGTCTCCACGGTGATGGCGCTGTGCAGCACGGTGTGTCTGGCACTCCTGATGGTCGTCGGCACGGCTCAGCTGCCCGGCAACCCCCTGCCGGACGGCTGGTCGGACCCCGAGGTGCGTGACAGCGTGCCGCGGCACGAGGTCGCCGGGAAGGCCGCGATCCCCGCGCTGCTCGCGGTCCTGAGGACCTGCGCCCGTGCCCTGCTGCGACACGGCCGGGTACGGCGACGCGCCCACGCGGCGCTGCGCGGACTGCCGCGCACGCAGGTGGCCGTGCTGTCCGACACCGCGCCGTACGCCTACGCCCTCCCGGGCGGCCCGCGCGACCGGATCGTGGTATCCACGGCGATGCTCGACTGCCTCGGCTCCCGGGAGCGCCGCGCGCTGTTCGCGCACGAGCGCGCCCATCTCGCCGCCCGGCACCACCGGCACCTGCTGCTCGTCCAACTCGCCGCCTGTGCCAACCCGTTCCTGCGGCCGCTGCGGACGGCGGTCGCCTACACGGCGGAGCGCTGGGCGGACGAGGAGGCGGCTCGGGCCGTCGGAAGCCGCAAGGCGGTCGCCCGCGCGATCGGCACCGCCGCACTCGTCTCCCGCGCCACACCGGCGCCGACGCTGGCCGCGCTGGCGGCGCCGGGACCGCTCCCCCGGCGGGTCGCCGCGCTCCTCGCTCCGGCGCCGGGCGGGCGTGCCTGGCCGTCCGTCTTCACGACGGTGGGCCTGGCCCTGTGGACCGCGGCCACCGGAGCCGTCCTCTCCGCGATGTTCTCGGCCAACTCCACGGTCACCCTGCTCCTCCTGCTGCGGGCGGCGACTCCGCTGTGA
- a CDS encoding pyridoxamine 5'-phosphate oxidase family protein has translation MIRHEEPAHRRIDLDTSEALRLLGTVSLGRIVFTRQALPTVRPVHHVLDDGDIVIRTQEGAALTAHAQQDGGKGVVVAYEADVIDPATHLGWSVVVTGYARLVTDPADLARVRTLLAPWEPYEDLDHAVRILPHLVTGVLLTDAVGSGTAATTV, from the coding sequence ATGATCCGTCACGAAGAGCCGGCGCACCGGCGCATCGACCTCGACACCAGTGAGGCACTGCGGCTGCTGGGCACCGTGTCGCTGGGGAGGATCGTCTTCACCCGGCAGGCGCTGCCCACCGTCCGCCCGGTCCACCACGTCCTGGACGACGGCGACATCGTCATCCGCACGCAGGAGGGCGCGGCGCTCACCGCGCACGCGCAGCAGGACGGCGGCAAGGGCGTGGTGGTCGCCTACGAGGCCGACGTGATCGATCCCGCCACACACCTCGGCTGGAGCGTGGTCGTCACGGGATACGCGCGGCTCGTCACGGACCCCGCCGACCTGGCCCGGGTCCGGACGCTGCTCGCCCCCTGGGAGCCGTACGAGGATCTCGACCACGCCGTGCGCATCCTCCCCCACCTGGTCACGGGCGTGCTCCTCACGGACGCGGTCGGGTCCGGTACGGCGGCTACGACGGTGTGA
- a CDS encoding FAD-dependent oxidoreductase, which produces MPAPTPPVRRIAVRSGGHCYENFVCGDDVAVIIDISAMDRVYHDATMDAYCLEAGASNWHIATQLYRRHGLALPGGSCYSVGAGGHISAGGFGPLSRLHGLTVDHLYAVEVVTVRDRTRAAVTVARRDSTDESLRDLWWAHTGAGGGNFGVITRYWFRDLAQPPAQVLLCTIAWEWKLFEKHPDRFRSLVDRYGRFFQDEHSGGDSDFPWPYGHWDVFTLLKLNHRKAGKGGLIVQLDGDRADSPDRLERFLDYLAPERDYPRSTLDRRTGEHPALEALYIPTRLPWLTATQNLNESGPSRCGTYKSAYHTAAFTERQLQVIYQHLTDPRYANDQALLQMDSYGGRINDIPPDATAVPQRSSVLKLQTYWTWDKDANFDGVHDYLDARADPTIAQPHLDWIRSFYADMYQPTGGVPAVPSSAAPAAGHTTDGCYIGYCDADLSDPAINPPANGQPWHRLYYKDSYQKLQATKAHWDPRNVFRHRQSIRLPGAGQLTAESPPAAGGAG; this is translated from the coding sequence ATCCCGGCACCGACACCCCCGGTCCGCCGGATAGCGGTCCGCTCCGGCGGCCACTGCTACGAGAACTTCGTCTGCGGGGACGACGTCGCGGTCATCATCGACATCAGCGCCATGGACCGGGTCTACCACGACGCCACGATGGACGCGTACTGCCTGGAGGCCGGCGCGAGCAACTGGCACATCGCCACCCAGCTCTACCGCCGCCACGGCCTCGCGCTGCCCGGCGGCTCCTGCTACTCCGTCGGGGCCGGCGGCCATATCTCCGCCGGGGGCTTCGGCCCGCTGTCCCGTCTGCACGGCCTCACCGTCGACCACCTGTACGCGGTCGAGGTGGTCACCGTACGCGACCGCACCCGTGCCGCAGTGACGGTCGCACGCAGGGACTCCACGGACGAGTCGCTGCGCGACCTGTGGTGGGCGCACACCGGGGCCGGAGGCGGCAACTTCGGTGTGATCACGCGGTACTGGTTCCGCGACCTGGCCCAGCCGCCCGCCCAGGTGCTGCTGTGTACGATCGCCTGGGAATGGAAGCTGTTCGAGAAGCATCCCGATCGGTTCCGCTCGCTCGTGGACCGCTACGGCCGGTTCTTCCAGGACGAACACAGCGGCGGCGACAGCGACTTCCCGTGGCCGTACGGCCACTGGGACGTGTTCACCCTGCTCAAGCTGAACCACCGCAAGGCCGGAAAGGGCGGCCTGATCGTGCAGTTGGACGGAGACCGCGCCGACTCCCCGGACCGGCTGGAACGCTTCCTCGACTATCTCGCCCCGGAACGCGACTACCCGCGCAGCACCCTGGACCGGCGGACGGGCGAGCACCCGGCACTGGAGGCGCTCTACATCCCGACCCGGCTGCCCTGGCTGACGGCCACGCAGAACCTCAACGAATCCGGTCCGAGCCGCTGCGGCACGTACAAGTCCGCCTACCACACGGCAGCCTTCACGGAACGCCAGCTCCAGGTCATCTACCAGCACCTCACCGACCCGCGCTACGCCAACGACCAGGCTCTGCTCCAGATGGACTCCTATGGCGGGCGCATCAACGACATCCCGCCGGACGCCACCGCCGTACCGCAGCGCTCCTCGGTGCTCAAGCTCCAGACGTACTGGACCTGGGACAAGGACGCCAACTTCGACGGTGTCCACGACTACCTGGACGCCCGCGCCGACCCGACCATCGCCCAGCCCCACCTGGACTGGATCCGCTCCTTCTACGCCGACATGTACCAACCCACCGGCGGCGTACCGGCCGTCCCGTCGTCCGCCGCACCAGCGGCCGGTCACACCACCGACGGCTGCTACATCGGCTACTGCGACGCCGACCTCAGCGACCCCGCCATCAATCCGCCCGCCAACGGACAGCCCTGGCACCGCCTCTACTACAAGGACAGCTACCAAAAGCTCCAGGCCACCAAGGCCCACTGGGATCCTCGTAACGTCTTCCGCCACCGCCAGTCGATCCGCCTCCCCGGAGCCGGCCAGCTCACAGCGGAGTCGCCGCCCGCAGCAGGAGGAGCAGGGTGA
- a CDS encoding LLM class flavin-dependent oxidoreductase, whose product MDIGVLLPTGTAQWGPRDDPRELIAFGRQAERSGFSSLFVNDSLISPRIEALTMLAVLAPATETVTLGTAALLPFLRRPVQTAQALASVDLLSGGRLAVAVGAGFPGRFGKPLYDLSEVPWERRFARLDETVALWRAVWSGAHSFRGEILRVDGIPPATRPYRPGGPPVWLGGATPAAQDRTGRLYDGWLPYPPDPADYASGLQNVRAAAVGAGRRAEDVTPALFVSVRITEDVDSGRHDLEAYARAVYGMPLAELEGIQAVVTGSADQVRDHLTRFAGAGARHFVVRLGALDLTSQRDQLERLADLLPTLKASAAAHVQEDTRPVA is encoded by the coding sequence ATGGACATCGGCGTACTCCTTCCGACCGGCACCGCCCAGTGGGGCCCGCGCGACGACCCGCGTGAACTGATCGCCTTCGGCCGGCAGGCCGAGCGCTCGGGCTTCTCCTCCCTGTTCGTCAACGACTCGCTGATCAGCCCGCGTATCGAGGCACTGACCATGCTGGCCGTACTCGCCCCGGCGACCGAGACCGTGACCCTGGGTACGGCGGCCCTGCTCCCGTTCCTGCGCCGGCCGGTGCAGACCGCGCAGGCCCTGGCCTCGGTCGACCTGCTGTCCGGCGGGCGGCTCGCCGTGGCCGTCGGCGCGGGCTTCCCCGGGCGCTTCGGAAAGCCCCTCTACGATCTGTCCGAGGTGCCGTGGGAGCGCCGTTTCGCCCGGCTGGACGAGACCGTCGCGCTGTGGCGGGCCGTGTGGAGCGGGGCGCACTCGTTCCGCGGCGAGATCCTCCGCGTCGACGGCATCCCGCCGGCGACCCGGCCGTACCGTCCCGGTGGCCCGCCGGTCTGGCTGGGCGGGGCGACCCCGGCGGCCCAGGACCGCACCGGCCGACTCTACGACGGCTGGCTGCCGTACCCGCCCGACCCGGCCGACTACGCCTCCGGCCTGCAGAACGTGCGCGCGGCGGCGGTCGGCGCGGGGCGCCGGGCCGAGGACGTCACACCGGCTCTCTTCGTCTCGGTGCGGATCACCGAGGACGTCGACAGCGGGCGGCACGACCTGGAGGCCTACGCTCGGGCCGTCTACGGCATGCCGCTCGCGGAGCTGGAGGGGATCCAGGCGGTCGTCACCGGCTCCGCCGACCAGGTCCGCGACCACCTCACCCGCTTCGCCGGGGCAGGCGCCCGGCACTTCGTCGTCCGCCTCGGCGCCCTGGACCTGACCTCACAGCGCGACCAGCTCGAACGGCTCGCCGATCTGCTCCCGACGCTCAAGGCGTCGGCAGCCGCACACGTCCAGGAGGACACGCGCCCGGTGGCCTGA
- a CDS encoding helix-turn-helix transcriptional regulator, translated as MSATLATPHTEAPAPALAPRERETLRHIAAGRTYLQTARHMGLSTHTVDAYLRRIRAKLNITNTAELTRMAISLGL; from the coding sequence ATGAGCGCCACTCTCGCCACGCCGCACACCGAGGCCCCCGCCCCCGCGCTGGCTCCGCGTGAGCGGGAGACGCTCCGGCACATCGCCGCGGGCCGCACCTATCTCCAGACCGCCCGCCACATGGGACTGTCCACCCACACCGTGGACGCCTACCTCCGCCGGATCCGGGCCAAGCTCAACATCACCAACACGGCCGAGCTGACCCGCATGGCCATCTCCCTGGGCCTGTGA
- a CDS encoding response regulator, translating into MTVRVLVVDDQEIVRTALRLVIDRREGLTVVGEASDGDQAVAQAVALRPDVVLMDVRMPGTTGVEATRRIVRDWPGPGPVPRVLVLTTFDLDEYVHAALRAGAVGFLLKNSRPDQLAEALRAAADGESVLAPSITRRLIDTVTALPPSLLAPAPAPAPEIGALTERETQVLVLVARGLSNARIAADLGLSEATVKSRVNRILTRLGLENRVQAALFAHRAGLAGPGPGVV; encoded by the coding sequence ATGACCGTACGCGTGCTCGTCGTGGACGACCAGGAGATCGTGCGGACCGCGCTGCGGCTCGTCATCGACCGCCGGGAGGGTCTGACGGTCGTCGGCGAGGCGTCCGACGGCGACCAGGCCGTGGCCCAGGCCGTGGCGCTGCGGCCGGACGTGGTGCTGATGGACGTACGGATGCCGGGCACGACCGGCGTCGAGGCGACCCGGCGAATCGTCCGGGACTGGCCCGGCCCGGGGCCGGTACCGCGGGTGCTGGTGCTGACCACCTTCGACCTGGACGAGTACGTGCACGCGGCGCTGCGCGCCGGAGCCGTCGGCTTCCTGCTGAAGAACAGCCGGCCCGACCAGCTCGCCGAGGCCCTCCGCGCCGCGGCCGACGGCGAGTCCGTGCTCGCCCCGAGCATCACCCGGCGTCTGATCGACACCGTCACCGCGCTGCCCCCCTCCCTCCTCGCCCCCGCACCAGCCCCGGCCCCGGAGATCGGCGCGCTCACCGAGCGCGAGACCCAGGTACTCGTGCTGGTGGCGCGAGGGCTGTCCAACGCACGCATCGCCGCGGACCTGGGGCTCAGCGAGGCGACCGTGAAGAGCCGGGTCAACCGCATCCTGACCCGGCTGGGCCTGGAAAACCGGGTCCAGGCAGCGCTGTTCGCGCATCGGGCCGGTCTCGCCGGGCCCGGACCAGGGGTGGTGTAG
- a CDS encoding TIGR03943 family protein, translating to MKRPAQTLLLTLTGIGLLHTALFTDTYLRYVKAGLRPLLIASGVVLLLLGLAAGVLRGERRHATHDGRADDRGHADELGNAHDHDHSGAPRIAWLLFLPALSLLFYAPPALGAYTAARSSSKPVAVQKKGFAPLPATSPLPLTLTDFTKRVQQDRSKAIKGRIVQLTGFVTPAGDDDGWYLTRIIFTCCAADSQSVKIRVYGTDAPAANTWLAVTGTWHPRGALGTRTAQAALDVKATRPIAQPVNAYTDDLPLTPS from the coding sequence GTGAAACGCCCTGCCCAGACCCTGCTCCTGACGCTGACCGGCATCGGCCTGCTGCACACGGCCCTGTTCACCGACACCTACCTGCGCTACGTCAAGGCAGGTCTACGACCCCTGCTGATCGCGTCCGGCGTCGTCCTCCTGCTGCTCGGCCTGGCCGCCGGGGTTCTCCGGGGCGAACGGCGGCACGCCACCCATGACGGCCGCGCCGACGACCGCGGCCACGCCGACGAACTCGGAAACGCACACGATCACGACCACTCCGGCGCCCCGCGCATCGCCTGGCTGCTGTTCCTCCCGGCGCTCAGCCTGCTCTTCTACGCGCCGCCCGCTCTTGGCGCGTACACGGCGGCACGCTCGAGCAGCAAGCCGGTGGCGGTGCAGAAGAAAGGGTTCGCCCCGCTGCCCGCGACCTCACCGCTGCCCCTGACCCTCACCGACTTCACCAAGCGCGTCCAACAGGACCGCAGCAAGGCCATCAAGGGCCGGATCGTCCAGCTCACGGGCTTCGTCACCCCGGCCGGGGACGACGACGGCTGGTATCTGACCCGGATCATCTTCACGTGCTGCGCGGCGGACTCACAGAGCGTCAAGATCCGGGTGTACGGCACCGACGCACCAGCCGCGAACACCTGGCTCGCGGTGACCGGCACCTGGCACCCCCGGGGCGCCCTCGGCACCAGGACCGCGCAGGCCGCCCTCGACGTCAAGGCCACCCGGCCCATCGCCCAGCCGGTGAACGCCTACACCGACGACCTGCCGCTCACACCGTCGTAG